The following coding sequences are from one Halobacteriovorax sp. JY17 window:
- the ggt gene encoding gamma-glutamyltransferase: MKKIYILASLVALSSCSAFKVSIPYEKEIHYVDLAKGEKKEDHEKITKNINIATQGAFATKAAYKIFKSGGNIIDAATTASFVLAVERPQSTGIGGGGFALFHDVKRNKDFPLTVDFREKAPLNAHEKMFLDDKGEVISRMSLDGIFSAGVPGMVAGMLELHKKYGKLPLGTVMKDAISLARNGFKIYPELAFAISKRENIIKRYKATCEIFCNKNGEILKEGDLLIQSDLARTLEVISRKGRDGFYKGSIAKALVKEHRRLNGLMTQRDLDKYDVKYRDPIRGDYKGYEVFSMSPPSSGGVHIIEILNILRNDDLKTYGLQHSKTVHLRASAMQAAFSDRANYLGDTDFTYVPVRGLTSKKYADDVRFSIPENKALNSLWSNMNEPSKFEAKNDSELVQKHESPETTHFTIADGEGNVFVSTQTLNGYLGSGVVVPGTGILLNNEMDDFATKPGANNLFGAVGGEKNLVQPEKRPLSSMSPTIVTRDGKAVLGLGSPSGTRILTCVVQTIMNYIDHGMPLYESIAATRVHHQWKPNILYVEESGLPARTIKELKRMEHEIEYKKLGCRVQAISFENGNLHGVSDPRGRGLVLGD, encoded by the coding sequence ATGAAGAAAATATATATTTTGGCCAGTCTAGTTGCTCTTAGCTCTTGTTCTGCATTTAAAGTTTCTATTCCTTATGAAAAGGAGATTCACTATGTAGACCTCGCTAAAGGTGAGAAAAAAGAAGATCATGAGAAAATTACAAAGAATATCAATATTGCGACTCAAGGAGCATTTGCTACTAAGGCCGCTTATAAAATATTTAAGAGTGGTGGAAATATTATTGATGCTGCGACAACGGCTTCATTCGTTCTCGCCGTTGAGAGACCACAGTCAACAGGAATAGGGGGAGGAGGTTTTGCTCTCTTTCACGACGTAAAGAGAAATAAGGATTTCCCACTAACTGTAGACTTTAGAGAAAAAGCTCCACTTAATGCTCATGAGAAAATGTTCTTGGATGATAAAGGTGAAGTTATTTCAAGAATGTCTCTAGATGGAATTTTTTCTGCTGGTGTACCTGGTATGGTTGCCGGAATGTTGGAGCTGCATAAGAAGTATGGAAAGCTTCCACTAGGTACTGTAATGAAAGATGCTATCTCTCTTGCAAGAAATGGTTTTAAGATTTATCCAGAACTCGCTTTTGCAATTTCTAAGAGAGAAAATATTATTAAAAGGTATAAGGCCACTTGTGAAATATTCTGTAATAAAAATGGAGAGATTTTAAAAGAGGGAGACCTTCTAATTCAAAGTGATCTTGCAAGAACACTTGAAGTAATTTCAAGGAAAGGAAGAGATGGTTTCTATAAGGGAAGTATTGCTAAGGCCCTTGTCAAAGAACATAGAAGATTAAACGGACTAATGACTCAAAGAGATCTAGATAAGTATGATGTTAAGTACCGTGATCCAATTAGAGGAGACTATAAAGGTTATGAGGTCTTCTCGATGAGTCCTCCTAGTTCAGGTGGAGTTCATATTATTGAAATTTTAAATATTCTTAGAAATGATGACCTTAAAACATATGGTCTTCAGCACTCAAAGACTGTTCACTTAAGGGCCTCAGCAATGCAGGCAGCTTTTTCTGATAGAGCGAATTACTTAGGGGATACAGATTTTACATACGTCCCAGTTAGAGGTCTGACTTCTAAGAAGTATGCAGATGATGTTCGCTTTTCTATACCTGAAAATAAGGCGCTAAATTCTCTTTGGTCTAATATGAATGAGCCATCTAAGTTTGAAGCAAAGAACGATAGTGAGCTTGTGCAAAAACACGAGTCTCCTGAAACTACTCACTTCACTATTGCAGACGGAGAGGGGAATGTCTTTGTTTCAACACAAACTTTAAATGGGTACTTAGGTTCAGGAGTTGTTGTTCCTGGTACGGGAATTCTCTTAAATAATGAAATGGATGACTTTGCGACAAAGCCGGGGGCCAATAATTTATTTGGTGCTGTAGGTGGAGAGAAGAATCTAGTTCAACCGGAGAAGAGGCCGCTTAGTTCAATGTCACCAACGATTGTAACAAGAGATGGAAAGGCGGTTCTAGGGCTTGGTTCACCTTCTGGAACAAGAATACTTACTTGTGTAGTACAAACGATAATGAATTATATTGACCACGGTATGCCTCTCTATGAATCTATCGCAGCAACGAGAGTTCATCACCAGTGGAAGCCAAATATTCTCTATGTAGAAGAGAGTGGGCTACCTGCAAGAACTATTAAAGAACTAAAGAGAATGGAACACGAAATAGAATATAAAAAGCTTGGTTGTAGAGTTCAGGCCATTTCGTTTGAAAATGGAAATCTTCATGGAGTTTCAGATCCACGGGGTAGGGGATTAGTTTTAGGGGATTAG